In one window of Streptomyces roseofulvus DNA:
- a CDS encoding glutamate synthase subunit beta yields the protein MADPKGFLTTGREVAETRPVAERVRDWNEVYVPGSLLPIISKQAGRCMDCGIPFCHNGCPLGNLIPEWNDYAYREDWSAAQERLHATNNFPEFTGRLCPAPCESACVLGINQPAVTIKNVEVSIIDKAWDANDVKPQAPERLSGKTVAVIGSGPAGLAAAQQLTRAGHTVVVYERADRIGGLLRYGIPEFKMEKRHINRRIEQMRAEGTKFRTGIEVGRDITATDLRKRFDAVVVAAGATTARDLPVPGRELKGIHQAMEYLPLANKVVEGDFVASPITAEGKHVVVIGGGDTGADCVGTAHRQGAASVTQLEIMPKPGEERNANQPWPTFPMLYKVTSAHEEGGERVYSVSTTHFEGDEDGNVQYLHLVEVEFVDGKLTQKPGTERKIPAQLVTLAMGFTGTDVQNGLVAQFGVELDERGNIARDADFATNVDGVYVAGDAGRGQSLIVWAIAEGRSAARGVDRYLTGASSLPAPIRPTDRSLLV from the coding sequence ATGGCTGACCCGAAGGGCTTTCTCACCACCGGCCGCGAGGTCGCCGAGACCCGTCCCGTCGCGGAGCGCGTCCGCGACTGGAACGAGGTCTACGTCCCCGGTTCCCTGCTGCCGATCATCAGCAAGCAGGCCGGCCGCTGCATGGACTGCGGCATCCCGTTCTGCCACAACGGCTGCCCGCTCGGGAACCTGATCCCCGAGTGGAACGACTACGCCTACCGCGAGGACTGGTCGGCCGCGCAGGAGCGCCTGCACGCCACCAACAACTTCCCGGAGTTCACCGGCCGCCTGTGCCCGGCTCCGTGCGAGTCGGCGTGCGTCCTCGGCATCAACCAGCCCGCCGTCACCATCAAGAACGTCGAAGTCTCCATCATCGACAAGGCGTGGGACGCCAACGACGTCAAGCCGCAGGCGCCCGAGCGCCTCTCCGGCAAGACCGTCGCCGTCATCGGCTCCGGCCCGGCCGGCCTCGCCGCCGCCCAGCAGCTGACCCGGGCCGGCCACACCGTGGTCGTGTACGAGCGCGCCGACCGCATCGGCGGCCTGCTGCGCTACGGCATCCCCGAGTTCAAGATGGAGAAGCGGCACATCAACCGCCGCATCGAGCAGATGCGCGCGGAAGGCACCAAGTTCCGCACCGGCATCGAGGTCGGCCGCGACATCACCGCCACCGACCTGCGCAAGCGGTTCGACGCGGTCGTGGTCGCCGCCGGCGCCACCACCGCCCGCGACCTGCCCGTGCCGGGCCGCGAGCTCAAGGGCATCCACCAGGCGATGGAGTACCTGCCGCTCGCCAACAAGGTGGTCGAGGGCGACTTCGTGGCCTCGCCGATCACCGCCGAGGGCAAGCACGTCGTCGTCATCGGCGGCGGCGACACCGGCGCCGACTGCGTCGGCACCGCCCACCGCCAGGGCGCGGCCTCCGTCACCCAGCTGGAGATCATGCCGAAGCCGGGCGAGGAGCGGAACGCCAACCAGCCCTGGCCGACCTTCCCCATGCTCTACAAGGTCACCTCGGCGCACGAGGAGGGCGGCGAGCGGGTCTACTCCGTCTCCACCACCCACTTCGAGGGCGACGAGGACGGCAACGTCCAGTACCTCCACCTGGTCGAGGTCGAGTTCGTCGACGGCAAGCTGACCCAGAAGCCGGGCACCGAGCGGAAGATCCCCGCCCAGCTGGTCACCCTCGCCATGGGCTTCACCGGCACCGACGTCCAGAACGGCCTGGTCGCGCAGTTCGGCGTCGAGCTCGACGAGCGGGGCAACATCGCCCGCGACGCCGACTTCGCCACCAACGTCGACGGCGTGTACGTCGCCGGCGACGCCGGCCGCGGCCAGTCGCTGATCGTCTGGGCCATCGCCGAGGGCCGCTCGGCCGCCCGCGGCGTCGACCGCTACCTCACCGGCGCCAGCTCCCTGCCGGCCCCGATCCGCCCGACGGACCGCTCCCTGCTGGTCTGA